The Lycium ferocissimum isolate CSIRO_LF1 chromosome 10, AGI_CSIRO_Lferr_CH_V1, whole genome shotgun sequence genome window below encodes:
- the LOC132034495 gene encoding kinesin-like protein KIN-12C isoform X1: MSKDASSSSSSLRSATRSNLESNENDADTLFLPFPPPRTPLNSITDPSQCQTHPTALNKSETTRSLRGKSHSEPNSAQTTPLRRISNVFTCSGARYSMNTGPKGANKTSKGTPVINSEPSVQVPHFELAEDPSFWKDHNVQVLIRVRPLNNTEKASQGYGRCLRQESAQTLVWLGHPETRFTFDHVACETISQEKLFRVAGLPMVDNCMSGYNSCMFAYGQTGSGKTYTMMGDIGEMSGKLCEQCGITPRIFEYLFTRIREEEDKRKNERLKYSCKCSFLEIYNEQITDLLEPSSTNLLLREDLKKGVYVENLTEISVSSVDDVLRILLQGAANRKMAATHMNTESSRSHSVFTCNIESCWEKDSMKHFRFGRLNLVDLAGSERQKSSGAEGDRLKEAANINKSLSTLGLVIMSLVDLAHGKHRHVPYRDSRLTFLLQDSLGGNSKTAVIANISPSICSASETLSTLKFAQRAKLIQNNAKINEDASGDVSALQQQIQKLKGQLSFLLKHQGAENYFTESVPCLDRFSLGDCPESFDLCEELNMHTDRDPQHGRSDSLHYPKATLFNAVRRAKLAEMEVRRLEAEIEEMKHLVHQQEEEVQLSKEIMKLRDKKIDRLESLGNGVISADSFILEENNALKDEIQLLQARAERNPESARLAYENISLLKQLRWFENFYENGETEKLVPEMSELREQERVAARELKECGEMNSKLIREVDELQGELGKHVNFNQAAFDSVETMSIEADKAKRTRHDLPAGGESKSKEVQDAYGASISQHKDIMKQLIEARSLMEAMEQEQVQLIEELEFMREENQRLSKQMRDTERAGIQHMPIPDTHESRGSLFETQDGNGDLCMVALQAKLEKMSKDLEEARLLNSQYLEDHALKLSQEHQTELVREEVEIETSKTILHTQEEIVAMKSELQEKLCLMADENMSLKNSLAAKEEEIKVLRMEWERATLELTNFLIDGSKSLRDASSQIENIACSFPDVNACIGEHVERAAKICIEKEETILLLKRSLEEAQRGVLQMDEKLNSLRGATMAFTQAQQLDNEASNKEAIQLVSSLDDQINRLEVLEKNLLHRGNHIAEVHAVSFSANDGSNSTDSNLMKGGTSSESLLALTAHENNIELARLELLEVENAVNALCFDAQNYLSGLQSDAYKMICLCKEFNQEFLDLIHQMRNKFYDLIENGSSQYRAVGFPSCDSSKLHDHDKQHKLMHQIRYELVETNEILNQITTNLNRILNSHLRPDTTEDPSESDGWTTDSSASCSYLSSESVALGKRSNTASLSGNSQSIPKNLNLEDTSLFHLRREFKMAYSAFAKINAQFNSVFNEKGEGDCSTPVLYLSDSAEFATLNDQHPISNQQNEMTRSHKMMMHGAEVSCKFRREEEFGDNISEEKIFFKKFEQAFSTIKEVDYTSNALVKVNENEKHLTSMLRQAEEELLAQKASLVEDVKQLKSTIRQRDEEKGILQDEACRSLIEISNRMSLLEGSFVDMQKNVEGLLKTLFADASRMAEETLGHISNSKSLLEGNFSGTMKNEISSSVLYHCQAIDSIHELERSCKIGMIMDEEKLDGMARFRRMEDKELGLNQINNKNENLELRKELERKELLLKGLLFDISLLQESASSRKDITDEVEKLTAALNRVQNELSTKERQLDEMFIQHRTIENRMQEMESALFASKAYLEVTRRESDNFSKQNSELRALLEDLCVKKSQTEGELEEQREIVKSLENEILRLTSSTEKQLILSKKDRDTEDDLKRVTGEKNQLLEQLQFLQDRLDMAYSLADENKAIAVQARQVSEASKMYAEEKDEEVKILEHSVEELEGTINVLESKVHEMEEEVQRDRLIRDSLELELQALRKRLLMVENSQSMDISSGELSTKDQFLRLMEPTEAYYQIGVLEEEKAELTKEIKQCKDYISEILLHAQAQASQYQQKYKELEAVVHGLETHSINTINGGPTSDKTEKCSTRLRGSSSPFRCISSLVQQMNSEKDQELSAAKFHIEELEVLLAQKQKEICMMNSRLAATESMTHDVIRDLLGVKLDMTSYSNLMNQYQVQKFVEEAQQQSEELIAMERQLSNLRRQIDDLVEERERFTLDAKEREADVLSSQMCIEQLRERDQMLTAQNEMLKMDRTNLQRKIVELDDMVKKLLGRHSQIGGLARLKEIDVSQRLGHPQKLVLGARDKLCSPHEADDNQNGCGTETKFR, encoded by the exons ATGTCCAAAGAcgcatcttcttcttcttcatctcttagATCGGCTACTCGAAGCAACTTGGAGTCCAATGAGAACGATGCCGACACCCTATTTCTTCCTTTTCCACCTCCTCGAACACCTCTTAATTCCATTACCGATCCATCTCAATGTCAAACCCATCCCACTGCTTTAAATAAATCTGAAACAACCCGAAGTCTTAGAGGAAAATCTCATTCTGAACCTAATTCAGCTCAAACTACTCCACTAAGGAGAATATCTAATGTCTTTACTTGTTCTGGGGCTCGGTATTCTATGAATACAGGACCAAAAGGGGCAAATAAAACTTCAAAAGGAACACCAGTTATCAACTCTGAACCTTCTGTTCAAGTTCCGCATTTTGAGCTGGCTGAGGATCCTTCTTTCTGGAAAGATCACAACGTCCAG GTATTGATACGTGTTAGACCATTAAATAACACGGAGAAAGCGTCACAAGGATATGGTAGATGCTTAAGGCAAGAGAGTGCACAGACACTGGTTTGGCTTGGTCATCCTGAAACCAGATTCACCTTTGATCATGTTGCTTGTGAGACTATATCACAG GAAAAGCTTTTTAGAGTTGCGGGGTTGCCCATGGTGGATAACTGCATGTCTGGTTATAATAGCTGCATGTTTGCATATGGTCAG ACTGGAAGTGGAAAGACTTACACAATGATGGGTGACATAGGTGAAATGAGTGGAAAGCTATGCGAACAATGTGGGATCACTCCTCGTATATTCGAGTACTTATTTACTAGAATTAGAGAG GAAGAGGACAAGCGAAAGAATGAGAGATTGAAGTATAGTTGCAAGTGTTCTTTCTTAGAGATATATAATGAGCAGATAACGGACCTACTTGAGCCTTCATCAACTAATTTGCTG CTAAGAGAAGACTTGAAGAAAGGTGTATATGTTGAAAACCTCACTGAAATTAGTGTCAGCTCTGTTGATGACGTTCTCAGAATTTTGTTACAG GGGGCTGCAAATAGGAAAATGGCAGCTACTCATATGAATACTGAGAGCAGTCGATCTCATAGTGTTTTCACTTGCAACATTGAGAGTTGCTGGGAGAAAGACTCGATGAAGCACTTTAGATTTGGAAGGTTAAACCTAGTAGATCTAGCCGGTTCTGAAAG GCAGAAAAGCTCTGGCGCAGAAGGAGACCGTTTGAAAGAAGCTGCAAATATAAACAAGTCTTTATCAACTCTGGG ACTTGTTATCATGTCTTTGGTGGATTTGGCTCATGGAAAACATAGACATGTTCCGTACAGGGACTCTAGGCTAACTTTTCTCCTTCAG GATTCTCTAGGTGGGAACTCGAAAACAGCAGTAATCGCCAACATCAGCCCATCTATTTG TTCTGCCAGTGAGACATTGAGCACTCTAAAGTTTGCTCAGCGTGCAAAACTTATTCAGAACAAT GCTAAAATAAACGAAGATGCTTCAGGTGATGTTTCAGCGCTGCAGCAGCAAATCCAAAAACTGAAG GGTCAGTTGTCCTTTCTACTGAAGCATCAGGGAGCTGAGAATTATTTTACAGAAAGTGTCCCATGTTTAGATCGATTCAGCTTGGGTGACTGTCCTGAGAGCTTTGACCTGTGTGAGGAATTGAATATGCACACTGACCGTGATCCACAACATGGAAGAAGTGACTCG TTGCATTATCCGAAAGCAACTTTGTTCAATGCTGTGAGGAGAGCGAAATTGGCTGAGATGGAAGTTAGGAGATTAGAGGCTGAAATTGAAGAGATGAAACATTTG GTTCATCAGCAAGAAGAAGAGGTTCAACTTAGTAAAGAGATAATGAAGCTCAGAGACAAAAAAATTGACCGACTGGAATCTCTTGGAAATGGAGTGATTTCTGCAGACAGCTTTATCCTGGAAGAAAATAATGCTTTAAAAGATGAGATTCAGCTACTTCAGGCCAGAGCTGAACGAAATCCAGAATCGGCTCGACTTGCATATGAGAATATTAGCCTCCTTAAGCAACTCAGATG GTTTGAAAACTTCTATGAGAACGGGGAGACAGAAAAATTGGTTCCTGAAATGTCAGAATTACGTGAACAG GAAAGAGTCGCTGCAAGAGAGTTAAAAGAATGCGGAGAAATGAATTCAAAACTAATCAG GGAAGTTGATGAACTGCAAGGAGAACTGGGAAAACATGTGAACTTTAACCAAGCTGCATTTGATTCT GTTGAGACCATGTCAATTGAAGCTGATAAAGCAAAGAGGACACGACATGACCTGCCAGCAGGTGGAGAATCCAAAAGTAAAGAAGTTCAGGACGCTTATGGGGCCTCCATTTCGCAGCATAAAGATATCATGAAACAGTTGATTGAAGCAAGATCCTTGATGGAAGCAATGGAACAGGAACAAGTTCAGCTAATAGAAGAGCTCGAATTCATGAGGGAAGAAAATCAAAGGCTGTCTAAGCAAATGCGTGACACTGAAAGGGCTGGGATACAACACATGCCTATACCTGATACCCATGAATCAAGAGGCTCTCTTTTTGAAACTCAAGATGGTAATGGAGACCTCTGCATGGTTGCTTTGCAAGCTAAGTTGGAGAAAATGTCCAAGGACCTTGAGGAGGCTCGCTTGCTTAATAGCCAATATCTGGAGGATCATGCATTAAAATTGTCGCAGGAACACCAAACTGAGTTAGTGCGTGAGGAGGTTGAAATAGAAACAAGTAAAACAATTCTTCATACGCAGGAAGAGATTGTTGCAATGAAGTCAGAATTACAGGAGAAATTATGCTTGATGGCTGATGAAAACATGAGTTTGAAGAACAGTCTGGCAGCTAAAGAGGAAGAAATAAAGGTGCTGCGCATGGAATGGGAAAGAGCAACTTTGGAGCTGACGAACTTTCTCATAGATGGTTCTAAGTCCCTGCGAGACGCTTCCTCCCAGATAGAAAATATAGCTTGCTCATTTCCAGACGTCAATGCTTGCATTGGTGAACATGTTGAAAGAGCTGCTAAAATTTGTATTGAGAAGGAAGAAACaattcttttattaaaaagaagtTTGGAAGAAGCACAACGGGGTGTACTGCAAATGGATGAGAAATTGAATTCTCTGAGAGGTGCAACAATGGCTTTTACACAAGCTCAGCAGCTAGACAATGAGGCAAGCAACAAGGAAGCAATCCAGCTAGTTTCTTCGTTGGATGATCAAATCAATAGGTTGGAAGTTTTAGAAAAAAATCTACTGCACAGGGGGAACCACATTGCTGAAGTTCATGCTGTTTCATTTTCTGCAAACGATGGATCCAATAGTACTGACAGTAACCTCATGAAAGGAGGCACTTCAAGTGAGAGTTTATTGGCATTGACAGCTCATGAAAATAATATTGAGTTGGCAAGGCTAGAGCTACTGGAGGTGGAGAATGCTGTAAATGCTCTCTGCTTTGATGCACAAAACTATCTGTCAGGCCTCCAATCAGATGCCTATAAAATGATTTGCTTATGCAAGGAGTTCAATCAAGAATTTCTGGATCTTATCCATCAGATGCGGAATAAGTTCTACGATCTGATAGAAAATGGCAGTTCTCAGTACCGTGCAGTTGGATTTCCATCATGTGATTCCAGTAAGCTTCATGACCATGACAAACAGCATAAACTGATGCATCAGATTAGATATgaacttgttgaaacaaacgAGATATTGAATCAAATCACCACAAATCTAAACAGAATTTTGAATTCACATCTACGCCCTGATACAACTGAGGATCCAAGTGAATCAGATGGATGGACAACAGACAGTTCGGCTTCATGTTCTTATCTTTCATCCGAAAGCGTTGCATTAGGAAAAAGGTCAAATACAGCTTCCCTCAGTGGTAATTCACAAAGCATTCCGAAGAATTTGAACCTAGAAGACACATCACTATTTCATTTGAGGAGGGAGTTTAAAATGGCATATAGTGCTTTTGCCAAAATAAATGCTCAGTTTAATTCAGTTTTCAATGAGAAAGGAGAGGGCGATTGCTCAACCCCAGTGTTGTATCTCTCTGATTCAGCTGAATTTGCAACACTGAACGACCAGCACCCAATCAGCAATCAACAGAATGAAATGACTCGGAGTCACAAAATGATGATGCATGGAGCTGAAGTTAGCTGCAAGTTCAGGAGAGAG GAAGAATTTGGTGACAACATCAGTGAAGAGAAAATCTTCTTCAAGAAGTTTGAGCAAGCCTTCTCAACCATCAAAGAAGTAGATTACACGTCAAATGCTCTGGTTaaagtgaatgaaaatgaaaaacacTTGACTTCTATGTTGAGACAAGCTGAAGAGGAATTACTGGCACAGAAAGCAAGCTTGGTTGAAGATGTCAAACAACTTAAATCCACCATTCGACagagagatgaagaaaaaggaatacTACAGGATGAGGCCTGTCGCAGTTTGatagaaatttcaaatagaATGTCCTTGCTTGAAGGGTCTTTTGTTGATATGCAAAAAAATGTGGAGGGGTTGTTGAAAACATTGTTTGCTGATGCTTCTAGAATGGCAGAAGAGACACTGGGCCACATCAGCAACTCAAAATCATTACTAGAAGGTAACTTTTCTGGCACTATGAAGAATGAGATATCCTCTTCTGTGCTATACCATTGTCAAGCTATTGATTCTATACATGAATTGGAGAGAAGTTGTAAAATTGGTATGATAATGGATGAAGAAAAGTTGGATGGAATGGCACGCTTCAGAAGAATGGAGGATAAAGAGTTGGGTCTAAACCAGATTaacaacaaaaatgaaaatttggagCTCAGAAAAGAATTGGAACGAAAAGAACTTTTGCTGAAAGGTTTGCTCTTTGACATTAGCTTGTTGCAAGAATCAGCTTCTAGCAGAAAGGATATCACGGATGAAGTTGAAAAGTTAACTGCAGCTTTGAATCGTGTTCAAAATGAGTTATCTACTAAAGAACGTCAACTAGATGAAATGTTCATTCAGCACAGAACTATTGAAAACCGGATGCAAGAGATGGAGAGTGCTCTATTTGCTTCAAAAGCTTATCTTGAAGTGACTAGAAGAGAATCAGATAATTTCTCAAAGCAAAACTCTGAGTTGAGAGCTCTCTTAGAGGATCTTTGTGTGAAGAAGTCCCAAACAGAGGGTGAGTTGGAAGAACAACGGGAGATTGTGAAAAGCCTAGAAAATGAAATCCTTCGGCTGACCTCCTCAACAGAGAAACAGCTGATATTGTCGAAGAAGGACAGAGATACTGAAGACGATCTCAAGAGGGTGACTGGAGAAAAGAACCAGCTTCTTGAACAACTTCAGTTCTTGCAAGACAGGCTTGATATGGCATACTCACTAGCCGATGAGAACAAAGCTATTGCTGTACAAGCTCGCCAG GTATCAGAAGCCAGTAAAATGTATGCTGAAGAAAAGGATGAGGAGGTTAAGATTTTAGAACACTCCGTTGAGGAACTTGAGGGTACCATAAATGTACTGGAGAGTAAG GTACATGAAATGGAAGAAGAGGTACAAAGAGATCGCCTGATTAGAGATTCATTAGAGCTGGAACTTCAAGCACTAAGAAAAAGATTATTAATGGTTGAGAATTCTCAAAGTATGGACATAAGCTCAGGTGAACTATCCACAAAGGATCAATTTTTGAG GTTGATGGAGCCTACGGAGGCTTATTACCAAATAGGAgttcttgaagaagaaaaagcagAGCTAACTAAAGAG ATAAAACAATGCAAGGACTATATTTCAGAAATCTTGTTGCACGCTCAAGCCCAAGCATCACAGTATCAACAAAAG TACAAGGAGTTGGAGGCAGTGGTGCATGGACTTGAAACCCactcaataaacacaataaatGGAGGACCAACTTCAGATAAGACAGAGAAGTGCTCAACCAGGCTGAGAGGTTCAAGCTCACCTTTCAGATGCATCTCCAGTTTGGTTCAGCAGATGAATAGTGAGAAAGACCAGGAATTGTCAGCGGCTAAATTTCACATAGAAGAGCTAGAGGTGTTATTGGCTCAAAAGCAGAAGGAG ATTTGTATGATGAACAGTAGACTGGCTGCAACAGAGAGCATGACACATGATGTAATTCGGGATTTGCTTGGTGTCAAGTTGGACATGACTAGTTACTCA AATTTGATGAACCAGTATCAAGTGCAAAAGTTTGTAGAGGAGGCTCAGCAACAATCAGAAGAGCTCATTGCAATG GAGAGACAACTTTCCAATCTAAGGAGACAAATTGATGATCTAGTTGAAGAAAGGGAGAG ATTCACTTTGGATGCAAAAGAAAGAGAGGCAGATGTGCTATCATCCCAGATGTGCATAGAACAACTACGAGAGCGTGATCAGATGCTGACTGCTCAAAATGAAATGCTGAAA ATGGATAGGACCAACTTACAGAGGAAAATTGTGGAACTGGATGATATGGTTAAAAAGCTCTTGGGAAGACACAGTCAAATAGGTGGCTTAGCAAGATTGAAAGAAATTGATGTTAGCCAAAGGCTGGGTCATCCCCAAAAGTTAGTTTTGGGAGCAAGGGACAAACTTTGTAGCCCTCATGAGGCTGATGACAACCAAAATGGCTGTGGTACTGAAACAAAATTCAGGTGA